A genomic segment from Methanofollis fontis encodes:
- a CDS encoding protein translocase SEC61 complex subunit gamma, whose protein sequence is MKESMKISNLNEEFIQKYLRVLKLARTPTREEFQKIAIVAALGVLLIGLIGFIIYEIMLVLPH, encoded by the coding sequence ATGAAAGAGTCGATGAAAATCAGCAATCTCAATGAGGAATTCATTCAGAAATATCTCCGCGTCCTGAAACTTGCGCGGACCCCCACCCGTGAGGAGTTCCAGAAGATCGCCATCGTGGCGGCGCTGGGTGTCCTCCTCATCGGGCTGATCGGGTTTATCATCTATGAGATCATGCTTGTGCTGCCGCACTGA